In Salinisphaera sp. LB1, one genomic interval encodes:
- the rplU gene encoding 50S ribosomal protein L21: MHAVIRTGGKQYRVAEGDVVRVEKLDAEAGSTIELADVLLISDGENVQVGTPVLDGKAVSADVQSHGRADKVEVIKFKRRKKYRRTHGHRQHYTQLKITSIPGA, translated from the coding sequence ATGCACGCGGTAATCCGTACCGGCGGTAAACAGTACAGGGTCGCCGAGGGCGATGTGGTGCGCGTCGAGAAGCTTGATGCCGAGGCCGGCAGCACGATTGAATTGGCCGACGTATTGCTGATCTCCGACGGCGAAAACGTCCAGGTCGGCACGCCAGTGCTCGACGGCAAGGCAGTTTCTGCCGACGTGCAGAGCCATGGTCGCGCCGACAAGGTGGAAGTGATCAAGTTCAAGCGTCGCAAGAAGTACCGTCGCACGCATGGTCATCGCCAGCACTACACGCAGCTCAAGATCACCTCGATTCCGGGCGCTTGA
- a CDS encoding polyprenyl synthetase family protein encodes MNIQPLFQPVENDMRAVDALIRKRLSSDVVLINTLGEYIIASGGKRIRPALVVLAARAAGYQGTAHHLLAVIIEFIHTATLLHDDVVDESTLRRGRETANSVWGNDASVLTGDFLYSRAFQLMVELDSPEVMKILADATNRIAEGEVMQLMHAHDPNLTESDYLEVVDRKTASLFAAGCRLGALIAGRTPAECQAMADFGRHLGIAFQVIDDALDYGHGDDSYGKNLGDDLSEGKTTLPLICALARTPEVEAAPLRQAIRDANLGALDSIKKAIESTDAMTYTFGRADEAANAAIECLAPFESTQFKDALIMLAEFSVQRRS; translated from the coding sequence ATGAATATCCAGCCGCTGTTTCAGCCGGTCGAAAATGACATGCGCGCAGTCGACGCGCTGATCCGTAAACGGCTGAGCTCCGATGTCGTGCTCATCAATACGCTGGGCGAATACATTATTGCAAGCGGCGGCAAGCGCATTCGCCCGGCACTGGTCGTGCTCGCCGCGCGTGCCGCCGGGTATCAGGGCACCGCTCATCACCTGCTGGCGGTGATCATCGAGTTCATTCACACCGCCACCCTGTTGCACGACGACGTGGTGGATGAATCCACGCTCCGTCGCGGGCGGGAAACCGCCAACAGCGTCTGGGGCAATGATGCCAGCGTGCTCACCGGCGACTTCCTTTACTCGCGCGCGTTCCAGTTGATGGTGGAGCTCGACTCGCCCGAGGTGATGAAGATACTGGCCGACGCCACCAACCGCATCGCCGAAGGCGAGGTGATGCAGTTGATGCATGCGCATGACCCGAACCTGACCGAATCGGATTATCTGGAGGTGGTGGATCGCAAGACGGCCAGCCTGTTCGCCGCCGGCTGCCGTCTCGGCGCGCTGATCGCCGGGCGCACGCCGGCCGAATGCCAGGCGATGGCCGATTTCGGGCGCCATCTCGGCATCGCCTTCCAGGTGATCGACGACGCGCTCGACTATGGCCACGGCGACGACAGCTACGGCAAGAATCTCGGCGACGACCTGTCGGAAGGCAAGACGACACTGCCGTTGATCTGCGCGCTGGCGCGCACGCCCGAGGTTGAAGCCGCGCCGCTGCGCCAGGCAATTCGGGACGCCAACCTGGGCGCGCTGGATTCGATTAAAAAAGCGATTGAATCCACGGATGCGATGACATACACTTTCGGCCGCGCCGACGAGGCAGCCAACGCAGCGATCGAGTGCCTGGCCCCGTTCGAGTCGACGCAGTTCAAGGACGCCTTGATTATGCTGGCCGAGTTTTCGGTCCAGCGTCGGTCCTGA